One segment of Nostoc piscinale CENA21 DNA contains the following:
- a CDS encoding serine/threonine protein kinase — MLQIEQIIHHRYQIQQQLGNNGIRQTWLAKDLQAADGEESLVVVKLLAFGGTVQWDDLKLFEREAQILKQLKHPRIPQYIDYFCVDDRTLWFGLVQEYIPGESLKEKLAVGKRCTEKHARKIATEVLKILIYLHELNPGVLHRDIKPSNLIWGEDNQIYLVDFGAVQDKAAKEGVTFTVVGTYGYAPMEQFGGRAVPASDLYALGASLIHLLTGVPPGDLPQQDLRLQFADRVNVSSSFVRWLQKMTEPAPEQRFSNARQAIEALKSNLAVKPVNNKIINNSGCGINSTEPVPEEILGWNWGAFLLPWLWLWTNQVWCGLFCFVPQIGWFMAIAMGAKGNEWAWRSRQWRSIEHFKEHQRGWAIAGILVGAPISLILWITAFLALKSIF, encoded by the coding sequence ATGCTGCAAATAGAACAGATAATACACCACCGTTATCAAATCCAACAGCAACTCGGTAATAATGGCATTCGCCAAACTTGGCTGGCCAAAGATTTACAAGCTGCTGATGGAGAAGAATCATTAGTTGTGGTCAAACTTTTGGCGTTCGGCGGAACTGTGCAGTGGGATGATTTGAAGTTGTTTGAACGAGAAGCACAAATTCTCAAACAACTCAAACATCCGCGCATTCCGCAATACATTGATTACTTTTGTGTTGATGACCGGACATTATGGTTTGGCTTAGTCCAAGAATATATTCCTGGGGAGTCACTCAAAGAAAAACTGGCAGTTGGTAAACGCTGCACAGAAAAGCACGCCCGGAAAATTGCGACTGAGGTTTTAAAAATTCTGATATATCTGCATGAGTTGAATCCTGGTGTGTTGCATCGGGATATCAAGCCCAGTAATTTAATTTGGGGTGAAGATAATCAGATATATTTGGTAGATTTTGGTGCAGTCCAAGATAAAGCCGCTAAAGAAGGCGTGACTTTTACGGTGGTTGGGACTTATGGTTATGCACCGATGGAACAATTTGGTGGTCGCGCTGTTCCGGCTTCTGACTTGTATGCCTTGGGTGCATCGTTAATTCATTTATTAACTGGTGTTCCTCCTGGTGATTTACCGCAACAAGATTTGCGGTTGCAATTCGCTGATAGAGTTAACGTGAGTTCTAGTTTTGTGCGCTGGTTACAAAAGATGACTGAACCTGCGCCGGAACAACGCTTTAGCAATGCTCGCCAAGCAATTGAAGCTTTAAAATCTAATCTGGCTGTTAAGCCTGTAAACAATAAGATAATTAATAATTCTGGTTGTGGGATTAATTCTACAGAACCAGTACCAGAAGAGATTTTGGGATGGAATTGGGGGGCTTTTTTATTACCTTGGTTATGGTTATGGACTAATCAGGTATGGTGTGGCTTATTTTGTTTTGTACCGCAGATTGGTTGGTTTATGGCGATCGCAATGGGGGCAAAAGGCAATGAATGGGCTTGGAGAAGTAGACAATGGCGCAGTATTGAACATTTTAAAGAACATCAACGTGGTTGGGCGATCGCGGGAATCCTCGTCGGCGCACCCATAAGTTTAATTTTGTGGATTACGGCATTTCTCGCGTTGAAGTCAATATTCTAA
- a CDS encoding phytoene desaturase family protein codes for MKQTDVVVIGSGMGGLSCAAMLARYGFDVIVCESHTIAGGAAHAFERQGYKFDSGPSLYSGLSYSPSPNPLRQVLDALGSQLPCVNYNTWGCCLPEGDFDTSVGAEQFCDVLARLRGEDAVVQWRKLQQIMAPLAQAAIALPPAALRLDIGAAVTVSRFAPTLARHTGNVLKLTGSFSRIMDGVVSDPFIRNWLNMLCFLLSGLPASGTNAAEVAFMFADWYRPGVQLDYPVGGSGALVNALVQGLEKHGGELKLGAHIEQVLVKDNRAIGVRLRNGEEIRARRAVVSNASVWDTLKLVPPEALPAKFRRQRQATPECDSFMHLHLGIDAQGLPANLACHHIIVNDWDKGITAPQNLVLVSIPSVIDPSLAPPGKHVIHVYTPGNEPYSLWEGMDRKSSEYEQQKRSRSQIMWQALERIIPDIHSRCEITLVGTPLTHERFLRRHRGSYGPAISADVGLFPSSLTPLSGLMCCGDSTFPGIGLPAVAASGMIVANTLAPVGQHLAMLKDIGCI; via the coding sequence GTGAAACAAACAGATGTTGTCGTTATCGGTAGCGGTATGGGTGGTTTAAGTTGTGCGGCGATGTTGGCGAGATATGGCTTTGATGTCATTGTCTGCGAAAGTCATACCATTGCTGGCGGTGCAGCCCACGCTTTTGAACGTCAAGGATATAAATTTGACTCCGGGCCATCTCTGTATTCGGGATTATCTTATAGTCCATCTCCTAACCCGTTACGGCAAGTCCTAGACGCTCTTGGTTCACAACTGCCGTGCGTCAACTACAATACTTGGGGTTGCTGTTTACCAGAAGGCGATTTTGACACATCGGTAGGAGCAGAACAATTTTGTGATGTGTTAGCCAGACTACGCGGTGAAGATGCGGTTGTTCAATGGCGAAAGTTACAACAAATAATGGCTCCTCTAGCCCAGGCTGCGATCGCTCTGCCACCGGCTGCGTTACGTTTGGATATAGGTGCAGCTGTCACCGTCAGCCGTTTTGCGCCTACTTTAGCCCGTCATACTGGTAATGTCCTCAAATTAACTGGGTCTTTCTCTCGCATTATGGATGGTGTTGTCAGTGACCCATTTATCCGCAACTGGCTGAATATGTTGTGTTTCCTTCTCTCTGGGCTACCCGCTTCGGGAACTAACGCCGCAGAGGTAGCTTTCATGTTTGCTGACTGGTATCGCCCAGGAGTCCAGCTAGATTATCCAGTCGGCGGGAGTGGTGCTTTAGTCAATGCTTTGGTGCAGGGTTTGGAAAAACACGGCGGCGAGTTAAAACTAGGGGCGCATATTGAACAAGTATTAGTCAAAGATAACCGGGCTATTGGTGTGCGTTTGCGGAACGGTGAAGAAATTCGGGCGCGGCGGGCTGTAGTTTCTAATGCTTCGGTTTGGGACACACTGAAGTTAGTTCCGCCAGAAGCCTTACCAGCAAAATTTCGCCGCCAACGCCAAGCAACACCTGAGTGTGATAGTTTTATGCACCTCCACTTAGGTATTGATGCTCAAGGTTTACCAGCTAATTTAGCCTGTCACCACATCATCGTGAATGATTGGGACAAGGGCATCACAGCACCGCAAAATCTAGTATTAGTATCGATTCCCTCAGTCATTGACCCATCTCTTGCGCCTCCAGGCAAGCATGTAATTCACGTTTATACCCCAGGGAATGAACCTTATAGCCTTTGGGAAGGGATGGACAGAAAAAGTTCAGAGTATGAACAACAAAAGCGATCGCGTTCTCAAATTATGTGGCAAGCTCTAGAACGGATCATTCCTGATATTCACTCTCGTTGCGAAATTACATTAGTTGGTACACCCCTCACCCACGAACGCTTTTTACGCCGTCACCGTGGTTCTTATGGCCCAGCCATTTCCGCCGATGTTGGTTTATTCCCCAGTTCCCTAACACCCCTATCAGGCTTGATGTGTTGTGGTGACTCAACATTCCCCGGTATCGGTTTGCCCGCCGTCGCCGCCAGTGGCATGATAGTCGCCAATACCCTCGCCCCTGTAGGTCAGCATTTAGCAATGCTCAAGGATATTGGCTGTATTTAA
- a CDS encoding class I SAM-dependent methyltransferase, with product MKNKVKPDWAGESILSKFVNLLIQTKPIYNVMKYQARQVLITTAEKNGIPWRKNSEALQGLMTKQLLGAVTNPGIVYPEYYKVPFHAYAEGNLCWEAAFEAESATYAMSLRVWPQENLSWEAAHARLRGTFHDALAAYGPLQVREILDIGCSIGLSTMALHRFYQEKQEQPIRTVGLDLSPYMLAVAKARDVNNEISQWVHAKAENTGLPDNSFDLVTLQFVCHELPSYASKEIFVEAKRLLRPGGYIALVDNNPRSPVIQNLPPALYTLMKSTEPWSDDYYGFDIPAALEEAGFSPTIEVASDPRHRTIIGKKPS from the coding sequence ATGAAAAATAAAGTCAAACCTGATTGGGCTGGTGAAAGCATACTCTCCAAGTTCGTTAATCTGCTAATCCAGACCAAACCTATTTACAATGTGATGAAATACCAAGCTCGGCAAGTATTAATCACAACAGCCGAAAAGAATGGGATTCCCTGGCGCAAAAACTCTGAAGCCCTACAAGGGCTAATGACAAAACAATTGCTAGGGGCAGTTACTAACCCAGGAATTGTGTATCCAGAATATTACAAAGTACCATTCCACGCTTACGCTGAGGGTAATCTTTGTTGGGAAGCGGCTTTTGAAGCGGAGTCAGCTACCTATGCTATGTCTTTGCGTGTTTGGCCGCAAGAAAACCTCTCTTGGGAAGCGGCTCACGCCAGGCTTAGAGGTACTTTTCATGATGCTTTGGCAGCTTACGGCCCTTTGCAGGTGAGGGAAATTTTGGACATTGGCTGCTCCATAGGTTTATCTACGATGGCGCTACACCGTTTCTATCAAGAGAAACAAGAGCAACCAATTCGGACTGTGGGTTTAGATTTGTCGCCGTATATGCTGGCTGTGGCTAAGGCGAGGGATGTCAATAATGAAATTTCCCAATGGGTTCATGCTAAAGCTGAAAATACAGGCTTACCAGATAATTCCTTTGATTTGGTGACACTCCAGTTTGTCTGTCATGAATTGCCAAGCTACGCCAGCAAAGAAATTTTCGTGGAAGCTAAACGACTACTCAGACCGGGTGGTTATATTGCTTTGGTAGATAATAACCCGCGATCGCCTGTAATTCAAAATCTCCCACCCGCTCTGTATACTTTAATGAAAAGTACGGAACCCTGGAGTGATGATTATTACGGTTTCGATATTCCAGCAGCCTTAGAGGAAGCAGGCTTTTCACCCACAATTGAAGTCGCCAGTGACCCCCGTCACCGGACAATTATCGGGAAAAAGCCTTCTTAA
- a CDS encoding PAS domain S-box protein, whose translation MSKKNLVGILTLRDVVRLIGAGVDLSRVKISDVMTQPVISLTRAAAQNALTALTFMRQHHIRHLAVVDEQGQLLGLITQDRIRQVIQPAHLLKLRCVAEVMVREVIHALPTISVLELSQMMSDRRISCVVIVAPQPTKLIPVGIITEKDILKLQLQGLDMAQTQVQAVMSTPVLSVSPSESLWTVHQLMQEQGIKRVVVIDEQGELQGLVTQTNLLQVFDPLEIVNVIQALQTKVEEQTVQLRQTNQQLEAQIKQHQQVEESLRQVQQELELRVVERTAELVQANARLRRREQQLQALFDHALDAILIANDEGRYVDVNAAACELFGVSREELLGSTIADFAAPEFNFTQAWQQFREQEQMSGEFQLHRPNGTVRATEFAAVANFIPHRHLSIIRDVSDRQQAKANLQNSEQRLQLALSASNTGMWDWNLQTNEVVWSESMCSLFDIDPQTFNNRFESFVNFIHPEDREFVEQHLKQSIDQHTNCNIEFRVVWLNGTVHWVHGKGSVFYDETGQPLRMIGVHQDITERQQAKANLQKSEQRLKLALWAGNTGTWDWDLQTNEVIWSDHLFSLFGLTPDTFDVSYENFLNQIVHPEDRERLHQSVLRAIDQQVPHDIEFRFLYPDGTVGWSLCKGQVLYSKTTGEPLQMIGVNMDITEKKQLEFNLQQSEAKLRDILNSSAISIARLRLFANLDWEYDYQSAGCEGIFGYTQQEMMDKYCWRSRVFPEDLENIFMPALENLLAETTVTVQYRFYHKNGSVRWISGTFTSRYDEVANCWIVTVADTDITERKQAQEKIQEQAALIDIATDAIFVHDLANRILFWSRGAENLYGWTAEETVGKLAHEIFYRESLSQLEVGLQTTIEQGAWQGELEQVTKSGREIIVASRWTLVNNQFGEPQSILVVNTDITEKKQLEQQFYRAQRLESIGTLASGIAHDLNNVFAPIVMIAQLLPSRCKNVDTRTQELFKTLETSSKRGSDLVKQILTFARGTEGQRILLQPGHLLKELAKVIQQTFPKSIEIITDIPTNTLWMVYADPTQLEQVFMNLAVNARDAMPNGGKLTITAANRVIDSTYARMHLESKAGDYIVVTISDTGTGIPPEILERIFDPFFTTKEVGKGTGLGLSTVLGIVKNHGGFVEVASQVGQGTEFQVFLLRGEGTATESIAKTELPRGNGELILVVDDETIVQQTVQEALADYNYKILIANDGIEAIALYVEYQPEISAVLLDMVMPNMDGLTAIRTLRTINPNVKIVATSGLPANEQKAIAAGADKFLSKPYTTTDLLTTLSNVIRLKE comes from the coding sequence TTGAGCAAAAAAAACTTAGTAGGTATATTAACTCTACGTGATGTAGTCAGGCTCATTGGTGCAGGGGTAGATTTATCCAGGGTAAAAATTTCCGATGTGATGACTCAGCCAGTCATTAGCTTGACACGAGCTGCGGCTCAAAATGCTCTCACCGCCTTAACTTTCATGCGCCAGCATCACATTCGCCATTTGGCTGTGGTAGATGAGCAAGGGCAATTGTTAGGCTTGATTACTCAAGACAGAATACGTCAGGTGATCCAACCAGCGCATCTGCTGAAACTGCGATGTGTGGCAGAGGTGATGGTTAGGGAAGTAATTCATGCGCTACCAACGATATCCGTGTTGGAATTATCTCAGATGATGAGCGATCGCCGCATCAGTTGCGTCGTCATTGTCGCCCCACAACCGACAAAGTTGATTCCGGTGGGGATAATCACCGAGAAAGATATTCTCAAACTCCAGTTACAGGGACTAGATATGGCTCAAACTCAGGTGCAAGCCGTAATGAGTACCCCTGTATTAAGTGTCAGTCCAAGTGAATCTTTGTGGACTGTTCACCAGTTGATGCAAGAGCAAGGTATTAAGCGGGTAGTTGTAATAGATGAACAAGGAGAACTGCAAGGACTGGTGACACAAACCAATCTTTTGCAAGTGTTTGATCCCCTAGAAATAGTCAACGTCATCCAAGCCTTGCAAACCAAAGTTGAGGAGCAAACTGTTCAACTCAGGCAAACCAACCAGCAGTTAGAAGCACAAATCAAACAACACCAGCAAGTTGAGGAATCACTACGCCAAGTACAACAAGAACTAGAGTTGCGGGTGGTGGAGCGGACAGCCGAACTGGTGCAAGCTAATGCACGTCTGCGACGGCGTGAACAGCAGTTGCAAGCCTTGTTTGATCACGCTTTGGATGCAATCCTGATTGCGAATGATGAGGGACGTTATGTGGATGTCAATGCAGCAGCTTGCGAATTATTTGGTGTATCTAGGGAAGAACTTTTAGGTTCCACAATTGCGGATTTTGCCGCACCAGAATTTAATTTTACCCAAGCTTGGCAACAGTTCCGTGAACAAGAACAAATGTCGGGTGAGTTTCAATTGCATCGTCCCAACGGCACAGTACGAGCAACAGAATTTGCGGCGGTTGCCAATTTTATACCACATCGCCATCTTTCCATCATCCGGGATGTGAGCGATCGCCAGCAAGCTAAGGCAAATCTACAAAACAGCGAGCAACGGCTACAACTCGCACTCTCAGCCAGCAACACAGGTATGTGGGACTGGAATCTGCAAACTAATGAGGTGGTCTGGTCTGAGAGTATGTGTTCTCTATTTGATATCGATCCCCAGACATTCAACAACAGGTTTGAATCATTTGTAAATTTCATCCACCCTGAAGACCGAGAATTTGTAGAACAACACCTGAAGCAGTCTATTGATCAGCATACCAACTGTAATATCGAGTTTCGGGTAGTATGGCTGAATGGTACAGTACACTGGGTACATGGCAAAGGAAGCGTCTTCTACGATGAAACTGGTCAGCCACTCCGGATGATTGGGGTGCATCAGGACATTACAGAGCGCCAACAAGCTAAGGCAAATCTGCAAAAAAGTGAGCAACGGCTAAAACTAGCACTCTGGGCTGGTAATACTGGCACTTGGGACTGGGATTTGCAAACCAATGAAGTTATCTGGTCTGATCATCTGTTTTCTTTATTTGGTTTAACCCCTGATACGTTTGATGTCAGCTATGAAAATTTTTTAAATCAAATTGTCCATCCTGAAGACCGCGAACGGCTACATCAATCAGTTTTGCGAGCCATTGACCAGCAAGTACCCCATGATATTGAATTCCGGTTTCTTTACCCAGATGGTACAGTTGGTTGGTCATTGTGTAAAGGTCAAGTATTATACAGCAAAACCACTGGTGAGCCACTCCAGATGATTGGAGTGAATATGGATATCACTGAAAAAAAGCAACTAGAATTTAACCTCCAACAATCAGAAGCGAAGCTCCGAGATATCCTTAACAGTTCAGCAATCTCAATAGCTCGTTTGCGCCTGTTTGCTAATCTTGATTGGGAATATGATTACCAATCAGCAGGATGTGAAGGCATCTTTGGTTACACTCAACAAGAAATGATGGATAAGTATTGCTGGAGGTCACGGGTGTTTCCAGAAGACCTGGAAAATATTTTCATGCCTGCCTTAGAAAATTTGTTGGCGGAAACCACGGTGACAGTACAGTATCGTTTTTATCACAAAAATGGTAGTGTACGCTGGATTTCAGGGACTTTTACATCTCGATATGATGAAGTTGCAAATTGCTGGATAGTCACAGTTGCGGACACAGACATCACTGAACGCAAACAAGCACAAGAGAAAATTCAAGAACAAGCAGCTTTAATTGATATCGCCACCGATGCTATTTTTGTCCATGATTTAGCAAACCGCATATTGTTCTGGAGTCGAGGGGCGGAAAACTTATACGGTTGGACAGCAGAGGAAACTGTGGGGAAATTAGCTCATGAAATATTTTACAGAGAATCATTATCGCAACTCGAAGTAGGTTTACAAACTACTATCGAACAAGGTGCTTGGCAAGGTGAGTTAGAACAAGTCACTAAAAGTGGCAGAGAAATTATTGTTGCTAGTCGGTGGACACTGGTAAACAATCAATTTGGCGAACCCCAATCCATCTTAGTAGTTAACACCGACATCACTGAGAAAAAACAACTAGAGCAACAATTTTACCGCGCTCAACGCTTGGAGAGTATAGGAACTCTCGCCAGTGGCATTGCCCACGACCTTAACAACGTCTTTGCTCCCATTGTCATGATTGCCCAATTGTTGCCTTCCAGATGTAAAAATGTGGATACAAGGACTCAAGAACTGTTCAAAACTCTAGAAACTAGCTCCAAGCGTGGCTCTGATTTAGTAAAACAAATTCTCACCTTTGCCCGTGGTACCGAAGGTCAACGCATCCTCCTGCAACCTGGACACTTGCTCAAAGAATTAGCCAAAGTCATCCAACAGACATTTCCGAAATCCATTGAAATTATTACTGATATTCCGACAAACACCTTGTGGATGGTGTATGCCGATCCCACCCAATTAGAACAGGTGTTCATGAACTTGGCAGTCAATGCCCGTGATGCTATGCCCAATGGTGGTAAGCTTACCATCACTGCCGCCAATCGGGTAATTGACTCTACCTATGCCCGAATGCACCTAGAGTCGAAAGCAGGAGACTACATTGTTGTCACCATCTCAGATACAGGCACAGGAATTCCGCCAGAAATCTTAGAACGCATATTTGATCCCTTTTTTACTACGAAAGAAGTCGGTAAAGGTACAGGGCTAGGGCTATCAACGGTTTTAGGTATCGTCAAGAACCACGGCGGTTTTGTAGAAGTGGCCAGTCAGGTAGGTCAAGGCACAGAATTTCAGGTGTTCTTACTCAGAGGAGAAGGAACAGCAACCGAGTCCATAGCAAAGACAGAATTGCCTAGAGGTAACGGCGAGTTGATTTTAGTTGTCGATGATGAAACAATCGTCCAACAAACTGTACAAGAAGCCCTAGCGGATTATAACTATAAAATTTTGATAGCTAACGATGGCATTGAGGCGATCGCTCTCTATGTTGAATATCAACCAGAAATCAGTGCCGTCTTGCTAGATATGGTTATGCCCAACATGGACGGATTAACCGCCATCCGCACCCTGCGAACCATCAACCCCAACGTCAAGATAGTTGCTACCAGTGGCTTACCCGCCAATGAGCAAAAAGCGATCGCGGCTGGTGCAGACAAATTTCTCTCTAAGCCCTACACAACTACAGATTTATTGACTACTCTATCGAATGTAATCAGGCTTAAAGAGTAG
- a CDS encoding alpha/beta fold hydrolase: protein MNQAEQLQDQYVKVGSVNTRYWQAGDSGSTVILLHGGGGYIELWKYNILELAKHHRVYAFDMVGAGRSDKPDAAHYTFDFMAQFTRDFMKVLEIPKAILIGTSAGGGVALTLTLNFPQLVERLILVGSAGLGKELNFLLRVTTIPGLGKLFSSPSKSGVAMLCKQAVYDSKLITDEIVEEFYQMATLPGAAQATLNLGRSNFNIWGQFYHSITDKLHTIEVPTLIIWGRQDPMVPLTHAQNAVKIISHAQLEIIEECGHWSPIEHPQKFNQLVLEFLS from the coding sequence ATGAATCAAGCTGAACAATTGCAAGATCAGTATGTCAAAGTCGGCTCTGTAAATACCCGATATTGGCAAGCTGGAGATTCAGGCAGCACGGTCATTTTGCTTCATGGCGGTGGCGGTTACATTGAGTTGTGGAAGTACAATATCCTTGAATTAGCCAAACATCATCGCGTTTATGCGTTTGATATGGTGGGTGCAGGTCGCTCCGATAAACCCGATGCTGCTCATTACACCTTTGACTTCATGGCTCAGTTCACGCGAGATTTCATGAAGGTTTTAGAGATCCCCAAGGCAATTTTGATTGGCACTTCTGCGGGCGGTGGAGTAGCACTCACTTTAACGTTGAACTTCCCACAATTAGTTGAGCGACTAATTCTGGTTGGCAGTGCTGGTCTTGGGAAAGAACTTAATTTTCTGCTTCGAGTTACCACAATTCCTGGTTTAGGTAAGTTGTTTAGTTCACCAAGCAAATCAGGTGTAGCGATGTTGTGTAAACAGGCAGTGTACGACTCAAAACTCATCACTGATGAAATTGTCGAAGAGTTTTATCAAATGGCAACGCTTCCTGGAGCAGCACAAGCAACATTAAATCTAGGTCGTTCAAACTTTAATATCTGGGGGCAATTCTATCACTCAATTACTGACAAATTGCATACTATCGAGGTTCCGACCCTAATTATTTGGGGCAGACAAGATCCGATGGTTCCTCTAACCCATGCTCAGAATGCCGTTAAGATTATTTCTCATGCTCAGTTGGAGATTATTGAAGAGTGCGGTCATTGGAGTCCGATTGAGCATCCACAAAAATTTAATCAGCTAGTTCTAGAGTTTCTATCGTGA
- a CDS encoding aldo/keto reductase, producing MTTEHRIELREIGSTGLTVFPLALGCMGMSGMYGAADDNESIATIHAALDYGVTLLDTGDFYGTGHNEMLIGRALKGHQDKALLSVKFGAMRSPDGGWIGTDARPSAVKNFAAYSLTRLGVDHIDIYRPARLDPQVPIEDTIGAIAELIKAGYVRYIGLSEVGVDTIRRAQAVHPISDLQIEYSLISRSPETEIFPVLEELGIGVTAYGVLSRGLLSGSTPSAQGDFRAYLPRFREENLAQNQRFVEELKQIAASKGVSPSQLAIAWVLAKGRNIIPLIGARKRTQLEESLKAVEVELSSEELTRIEAAIPASAIAGTRYDEHQMKMLDSER from the coding sequence ATGACCACTGAACATAGAATCGAGCTTCGTGAAATTGGCTCTACTGGTCTAACTGTTTTCCCCTTGGCTCTTGGATGTATGGGTATGTCCGGAATGTACGGTGCGGCGGACGACAACGAAAGTATTGCCACCATCCACGCAGCTCTTGATTACGGTGTAACACTGCTAGATACAGGTGATTTCTACGGTACCGGACATAATGAAATGCTAATTGGTCGTGCGCTGAAAGGCCACCAAGACAAAGCTCTGCTTTCTGTGAAATTTGGCGCAATGCGCTCTCCTGATGGTGGATGGATTGGTACAGATGCACGGCCCTCTGCCGTGAAAAATTTCGCAGCGTATAGTCTTACCCGATTGGGAGTAGACCATATCGATATTTACCGCCCTGCTCGACTAGACCCACAAGTTCCTATTGAAGACACCATAGGAGCAATCGCTGAACTAATAAAGGCTGGCTATGTCCGATATATCGGTTTATCAGAGGTGGGAGTAGATACTATCCGCCGCGCACAAGCTGTTCACCCCATCAGCGACCTTCAGATTGAGTACTCGCTTATTAGTCGTAGTCCAGAAACCGAGATATTTCCCGTACTAGAAGAACTTGGTATCGGCGTAACTGCCTATGGCGTTCTTTCGCGAGGGCTACTGAGTGGTTCTACTCCATCTGCTCAAGGCGACTTCCGTGCTTATTTACCGCGTTTTAGGGAAGAAAACCTAGCCCAAAACCAGCGTTTTGTTGAAGAGTTAAAGCAAATTGCTGCAAGTAAAGGAGTTAGTCCTTCACAGTTGGCCATTGCCTGGGTACTTGCAAAAGGTAGAAATATTATTCCATTAATCGGCGCACGCAAGCGCACCCAACTTGAAGAATCATTAAAAGCAGTTGAGGTGGAATTATCATCAGAGGAGTTAACCCGTATCGAAGCGGCGATTCCGGCATCAGCGATCGCCGGAACACGTTACGACGAGCATCAGATGAAGATGTTAGACAGCGAACGCTAA
- a CDS encoding calcium-binding protein, whose protein sequence is MKIVLPLIGNFDAADYRTYLGTSLDSIIIFSFDTAQFNITKNDRDSLDVSGSCEIIFLNSIVANTNNLSQLDPSSIKDLNQYNIISQGQGFGKFTVAETGINLGFSYNGGIKFLSLSDNQNFDIAISGVLQIPNKLENNTISNSKELLNRMAWNLKGNSILAVGRAETQLTSFISDIFTNTISKQLNGTANNDTIVILKGVKEVNAGAGDDVISSGTNGSILRGGSGDDRIYGNAGTNKIYGDDGKDILIGGTGSDLIFGGKGDDILFGGGGVDQLRGDAGNDFLNGVGDNAQDILFGDLGRDTFFPWFKTRK, encoded by the coding sequence ATGAAAATTGTACTTCCTTTAATAGGTAATTTTGATGCAGCAGATTACAGAACATATTTAGGAACTAGTTTAGACTCAATTATAATTTTTTCTTTTGACACAGCACAGTTTAATATAACAAAAAACGATAGAGATTCTCTAGATGTTTCTGGAAGTTGTGAAATAATATTTTTAAATTCAATAGTTGCTAATACAAATAACTTAAGCCAGTTAGATCCATCTTCAATAAAAGATTTAAATCAATATAATATTATTTCTCAAGGGCAAGGGTTTGGGAAATTTACAGTAGCAGAGACAGGTATTAATTTAGGATTTAGTTATAATGGAGGAATTAAATTTCTTTCTCTTTCAGATAATCAAAATTTTGACATAGCTATCAGTGGAGTCTTACAAATTCCCAATAAATTAGAAAATAATACTATTAGTAATAGTAAAGAATTACTAAATCGAATGGCTTGGAATTTGAAAGGTAATTCTATTTTGGCAGTAGGTCGTGCTGAGACACAATTAACATCTTTTATCAGTGATATTTTCACTAATACTATTAGTAAACAGCTTAATGGCACAGCAAATAATGACACTATAGTTATTTTAAAAGGAGTAAAAGAAGTAAATGCTGGTGCTGGAGATGATGTCATCAGTAGCGGCACAAACGGCAGTATCCTTAGAGGAGGCTCTGGTGACGATAGAATTTATGGTAATGCTGGCACAAACAAAATTTATGGAGATGATGGTAAAGATATACTAATTGGTGGTACGGGATCTGACCTCATCTTTGGTGGTAAGGGTGACGATATTTTATTTGGAGGGGGCGGAGTAGACCAATTAAGAGGAGACGCTGGTAACGATTTTCTTAATGGTGTAGGAGATAACGCACAGGATATTCTTTTTGGTGATTTGGGTCGGGATACTTTTTTTCCTTGGTTTAAAACAAGGAAATGA